The Haematobia irritans isolate KBUSLIRL chromosome 1, ASM5000362v1, whole genome shotgun sequence DNA segment CAATACCACTTTTTGTTATTCTACAACTAAAGAACATTTGCTAATAAATTTGTaatgggtgattcttttgaggttaggattttcatgcattagtatttgacagatcacgtgggatttcagacatggtgtcaaagagaaagatgctcagtatgctttgacatttcatcatgaatagacttacgatctgccacaacgtcgaattttcagtgaatgggccctagaaaagttggcagaaaatccgcttttttatcgacaaattttgttcagcgatgaggctcatttctggttgaatggctacgtaaataagcaaaattgccgcatttggagtgaagagcaaccagaagccgttcaagaactgcccatgcatcccgaaaaatgcactgtttggtgtggtttttacgctggtggaatcattggaccgtattttttcaaagatgctgttggacgcaacgttacggtgaatggcgatcgctatcgttcgatgctaacaaactttttgttgccaaaaatggaagaactgaacttggttgacatgtggtttcaacaagatggcgctacatgccacacagctcgcgattctatggccattttgagggaaaacttcggagaacaattcatctcaagaaatggaccggtaagttggccaccaagatcatgcgatttgacgcctttagactattttttgtggggctacgtcaagtctaaagtctacagaaataagccagcaactattccagctttggaagacaacatttccgaagaaattcgggctattccggtcgaaatgctcgaaaaagttgcccaaaattggactttccgaatggaccacctaagacgcagccgcggtcaacatttaaatgaaattatcttcaaaaagtaaatgtcatggaccaatctaacgtttcaaataaagaaccgatgagattttgcaaattgtatgcgtttttttttttttaaaaattatcaagctcttaacaaatcaccctttataagctttgtataataatttcaaaagtTCCAATTTCAAACGTCAcatttaattttcgtttttaaaattttcatttgatgaagcttcttcataaattttatcATGTTCCTCAGGTGATGCATTtactacttgaccaaaatgTGATGATCTTGGCTTTATGTTCAAGGACATATCCGAATTTCTTAATTCTGCTTTAATGAAATGATCCAAATCAACATCTCCCCTAGAAATGTTTTGATTCATGGATGGTTTGGGCAAATAAACACCATATATTGTTTGGTTTATCGAATCATTTGTAATGCTGAACTGGGATTGTGTAAATAATTGTGATGGTGAGGGTAAAGTTCCTCCCAACACCATATCCCACTAAaagtaaaagaaattttattcgcggaagaaatgtcaaaatcaaatttacatatgtATTTCACTACTTACAAAATTGAATACTTCCAAAGTCATCACATAGATCAGAAAAAGTatcagcgaaaatttgaaaatttcatgtaaTATAAGTAAAAATGAGTTGACAGATGAGACCAACAATATTCGGAAACCATCATTGATGGTGTTTATGATGTCCTGTACAATGAACATTTTAAAGATTCTTGTAGTTTGGATATATATGACAAacaattttgaatgtaaatgaAAGGAGAATTATTACAcagttaaaatttgaattttttaaataaaatacttcAAATAGTTTCCCTGTAGGAATTTCTCGAACTCACTCAAAATCAAACTAAGTTTTTACTAATTTGAGGCCACTGTTAGCTAACTCAATATTTATGCAGTCTTGAGCCaattgaatttttcccaaactcacttttttcgatcagcaatgagttaccttttcgctcactctaagctgatgcatatttaagtgaagtaaagtcatggaaacaattcaaataaacaaacaaaagattTGTATTGACTTCTATAACtgtcaatttggatttggctttttatatttgtttcaatttagcttGTAATTTCAGagaacttttataattttttgtcacgGATAGCGGTAAGTAACATATAAATGCAcaattaaaatgcaaattaataattaaacttaCCTTTTTTCCACTAGAACCCATCATTATCAGTGACGGAATAAATGGAAACTTTGAATAAAAGTATTGAATGGCTATTTGAGGACGAAAATATTGGGAAATACACTTAAGCCTTTTGGACTTCCCTGACGAATGCCACTTCGATTCAGTGTGCTTCATTACAAAAGTAGGTACAACTCCCTCTGAGTAAACGAGAAAATTAAGACAACACTCAAACTCAAGACAAGATGAACTAAACGAATATTTCCCGAATTTttatttacgttatattttatttgttgtaaaataatttaaaaaaatctgaaaagttattttttttaattaattcaaaataaaatgagccaaaaataataaaacaaaaacaaaatattttattgtccaCAAAGAGCTCACCATAAACTAATCAGTTAGGAGCTAACTCATAGTATGCTCATATATTATCAGCCTAAAGCTAACTCACTTTGAGCATACTTTTGGTTAGTTGAAGCTTATGCAGGGTTGAGTGAGTACCCTCACACACCGTGTTaaaactgaataggattttaTATGGGAAATGAGTTAGGTTATGAGTCACCTGTGACTCAGTTATgaccatagaccaattaaaatagagacataccttgacaattcaccatggttttgtttatttgcagtgcgcagtcattccactcaattgctcaatcaagtgactcaattgctTTTTTGAAAACGAGAAAtgccgtacaaatcagtcaatttgcattacaaaaaaggtttggaagtatagaattttatatgcttttacaatagggct contains these protein-coding regions:
- the LOC142219527 gene encoding uncharacterized protein LOC142219527; translated protein: MFIVQDIINTINDGFRILLVSSVNSFLLILHEIFKFSLILFLIYVMTLEVFNFWDMVLGGTLPSPSQLFTQSQFSITNDSINQTIYGVYLPKPSMNQNISRGDVDLDHFIKAELRNSDMSLNIKPRSSHFGQVVNASPEEHDKIYEEASSNENFKNEN